TGGTGCAGTTGTTTCACCACTGAGTAATTTTGCCAAATAGTGTGATTCAAAAATTGCTGTCGGGGTTAGTTTAGGCACTTGCTTATCAACGACATCCCCTGCCGCATAGATTCCTGCAACTGAAGTTTGCAGGAATTCATCAACTACGACTCCTTTAGCATTATATTGCACACCAACTATATCTAAGCCGATATTTTCAACATTTGGTACCCGACCAGTTGCATTCAGCACATAGTACGTTTCTAATGCAAAATCACCAGCCCCTGAAATCAGGTAGTTTGCTCCCTGGGCCTGAACTTTTTCAACATCAGTATCCATGATAAAACGAACACCTTCTGCCTTCAAACTAGCAACTAGCTCTGTCACAAATGGTTGATAGAAGTTCGCTAAAATCGTCTCATGACGAACAATAACATCGACTTGCGCGCCCGCAGCTAAAGCGATTGTGGCAAATTCCATCCCAATGTAGCCACCACCTAAAATTGTGATGTGGGCTGGTATTTCAGCTAAGCTCATGAAATCTTGGCTATCGTGCAAGTATTCAGCACCGACGATTGCTAATTCATGTGGCCGTGCACCAGTCGCAATGACTAATTTTTCGGCCGTATATGCTTGACCATCAACGATGACTGTATGTGCATCTTGTAACCGTGCATGCCCCCGAATAATTTTTACCTGACCTGATGCCAACACTGATTCGATAAGTGCGGGCATTTTTTTAATGATTTCATGCTTATGAATCATCGTATCATGCCAATTCATCGTTTGTGCAGCCAAGCCACGTCCCGCCATTTGCTTGAGTAAATGGGAAATTTCAGCAGGTTCTTCTAAAGTAATCTTCGCGTTACAGCCATAATTTGGACACGTTCCGCCAACTAGATTTTCTTCAACTACACCAACTTTTTGACCGTTCAGCCCCAA
This is a stretch of genomic DNA from Periweissella cryptocerci. It encodes these proteins:
- a CDS encoding dihydrolipoyl dehydrogenase family protein, whose translation is MDFDVLFIGSGHAAFDGAVPLGLNGQKVGVVEENLVGGTCPNYGCNAKITLEEPAEISHLLKQMAGRGLAAQTMNWHDTMIHKHEIIKKMPALIESVLASGQVKIIRGHARLQDAHTVIVDGQAYTAEKLVIATGARPHELAIVGAEYLHDSQDFMSLAEIPAHITILGGGYIGMEFATIALAAGAQVDVIVRHETILANFYQPFVTELVASLKAEGVRFIMDTDVEKVQAQGANYLISGAGDFALETYYVLNATGRVPNVENIGLDIVGVQYNAKGVVVDEFLQTSVAGIYAAGDVVDKQVPKLTPTAIFESHYLAKLLSGETTAPIKYPYVPTVTFTTPRIAMAGVTPDEAAAHPDVYEITENNVRDDWYRQVRNENFGQNILVFDKAHHLVGITEISDRADEVVNAVLPAMEFGWGPAEFERLPMLFPSITASAFGQI